The genome window ACTCGCTACGAGGATCGCTGGGAGTTTCGAGTGAAACGTAGCGTTCCGGATGTCCGCTATTGGCTATGAGCGGACTTTCAACGAAGCCCCATTTTTCCGTCTCACTTCCATGGCAAAAAGCGCGCCAGTCGTAAGCATGTACCCACGTCAACATTTCAAATAAGATGGGTTATTGGGAGAACGTCTATGGATGATTTTGGGAGCAGATTTGTTGGCCAAATTGCGGCTGCATTAATCTTGGCTATCATACCTTTTTCCGCGGTCGCTGAGACGATAGTAGTGGCTGTGGAGGATAAAGATTGGGCACCTTACTATTTTTGGGTTGATGGTATTCCGACAGGGCCATGTCCAGAAATTGTTTCCGGCACGGTCCGCTTGATGGGCGACCAGGTTGAGTTCCAGAGGTACCCATGGGTGCGCGTTCTTAAATCGGTTGAAGAGAAAAAGGTGGATGCGGGCCTGTGTGGCACGAAGACGGACGAGAGAGCCGCCTACAGTCACTACCCTCAAGAGCCTCTTCTTTACTATGACGCCACCCTTTTCGTGCGCGTCGACTCTCCGCTCACCACCTCTGATTTCTCGGAACTCCAAGGCAAATCCTTTGGGATGATCAAGGGCTATACCTTCGCCGGTGTTGATGATGATTTGGAGGCCGCTGGCGCAATCCGAATAGAGACAAACAATCGCGACAATTTGCTGAATCTATTGACCTTGGGCCGTATTGATTCAGTGCTGGATAGCAGCTTGCCCCTGCTCGCCGACGCAAGGCGAATGGATCTTGCGGAAACCATAAGACCC of Limibacillus sp. contains these proteins:
- a CDS encoding transporter substrate-binding domain-containing protein, which translates into the protein MDDFGSRFVGQIAAALILAIIPFSAVAETIVVAVEDKDWAPYYFWVDGIPTGPCPEIVSGTVRLMGDQVEFQRYPWVRVLKSVEEKKVDAGLCGTKTDERAAYSHYPQEPLLYYDATLFVRVDSPLTTSDFSELQGKSFGMIKGYTFAGVDDDLEAAGAIRIETNNRDNLLNLLTLGRIDSVLDSSLPLLADARRMDLAETIRPLLPTLDETPGYLFFSRKPGHSDLAIRFSEALRAFKKTPEYQGIQKRYGLRN